One region of Culex pipiens pallens isolate TS chromosome 2, TS_CPP_V2, whole genome shotgun sequence genomic DNA includes:
- the LOC120423105 gene encoding uncharacterized protein LOC120423105, which produces MKLFLLISLCCVTGSLAGICQDAFKHSSDLSRPFFQVVEGQAIEIYYQKRANQEMFGIKIYKNQDMRKKDLHCDLCVNATQVEDGCFKIKSTALPVGPRDVLKYITMSKYTGKPEVKVAPTRTAEFTDYVIPASCVCKSPPGPGYCGKASDKITDYRPLFVFHEGATSAAYLPKAPSTAEVGLQALKNANFLPAKQQKVPQKLDFNVEKLSERDGCYALDLNEPRFALGDHINFVVTGKKTDGKKIRTDPRKAYLNNYFIPSTCTCQQLPQQNLVKPTPAPAPAKLPKN; this is translated from the exons ATGAAGCTGTTTCTGTTGATCTCTCTGTGCTGTGTAACTGGCTCGCTGGCCGGAATCTGCCAAGATGCGTTCAAGCACTCGAGTGATCTTTCGCGGCCCTTCTTCCAGGTCGTCGAAGGGCAGGCCATCGAGATCTACTATCAAAAGCGGGCCAACCAGGAGATGTTCGGTATCAAAATCTACAAGAATCAAGATATGCGCAAGAAAGATCTTCACTGTGACCTGTGTGTGAACGCGACCCAGGTCGAGGACGGGTGCTTCAAGATCAAGAGCACTGCGCTCCCCGTTGGACCGAGGGATGTTCTGAAGTACATTACGATGTCCAAATACACCGGAAAGCCCGAGGTCAAGGTTGCTCCAACGCGGACAGCGGAATTCACCG ATTACGTAATCCCCGCATCTTGCGTCTGCAAGAGCCCACCCGGGCCCGGCTACTGCGGGAAGGCGTCCGACAAAATCACCGATTACCGGCCGCTGTTTGTGTTCCACGAGGGTGCCACCTCGGCTGCGTACCTCCCGAAAGCACCCTCAACCGCGGAGGTTGGCCTTCAGGCGCTGAAGAATGCCAATTTCCTGCCCGCGAAGCAGCAAAAGGTTCCCCAGAAACTGGATTTCAACGTTGAGAAGCTGAGCGAGCGCGACGGGTGCTACGCGCTGGACTTGAACGAGCCGCGCTTTGCCCTCGGGGATCACATCAACTTTGTTGTGACCGGAAAGAAAACCGACGGCAAGAAGATTCGGACCGACCCGCGGAAGGCGTATCTGAACA ATTACTTCATCCCATCAACCTGCACCTGCCAGCAGCTGCCTCAACAGAACCTGGTCAAACCGACACCGGCACCGGCACCGGCAAAGCTGCCCAAAAACTAA